In one window of Campylobacter coli DNA:
- a CDS encoding aminoglycoside 6-adenylyltransferase codes for MQNQDKFLKQFKKLALLDKNIRLVTLEGSRVNKRAIQDCYQDYDVSFFIKHKNLRKFLNLKKNKAIKKAKLPKFIKKFGEILLYQAPEGFEFYEGDLPKNWVSFLVIFKNGTRVDFKFIALEALKFYYKFEPLSKVLVDKDRKFKKPQHKSAFCIKKPTKKDFDEVSNEFYWTFANLEKALLRKQLILANSLLNSMREILFDMLSFKVGLKFGFEIWLGKKNTDILKFLKQKEVKVILNSFNTASIKQIKKTRKKLEILFHKNAKFVAKKNDFKLFPYRKNVKRYCKILGKL; via the coding sequence ATGCAAAATCAAGATAAATTTTTAAAACAATTTAAAAAATTAGCACTTTTAGATAAAAACATACGCCTTGTTACACTTGAGGGATCAAGGGTAAATAAAAGAGCTATTCAAGATTGCTATCAAGACTATGATGTTTCATTTTTCATAAAGCACAAGAATTTAAGAAAATTTTTAAATTTAAAGAAAAACAAAGCAATCAAAAAGGCGAAATTACCTAAATTTATCAAAAAATTTGGAGAAATTTTACTTTATCAAGCACCAGAAGGCTTTGAATTTTATGAGGGTGACTTACCCAAAAATTGGGTGAGTTTTTTAGTAATTTTTAAAAATGGAACAAGGGTAGATTTTAAATTTATCGCCTTAGAAGCATTAAAATTTTACTATAAATTCGAGCCTTTAAGCAAGGTACTTGTGGACAAAGATAGAAAATTTAAAAAGCCTCAACATAAAAGTGCTTTTTGCATAAAAAAGCCAACAAAAAAAGATTTTGATGAGGTAAGTAATGAGTTTTATTGGACTTTTGCAAATTTAGAAAAAGCTCTTTTAAGAAAGCAATTGATCTTAGCAAATTCTTTGCTAAATTCTATGCGTGAGATACTTTTTGATATGCTTAGCTTTAAAGTGGGGCTTAAATTTGGCTTTGAAATTTGGCTAGGTAAGAAAAATACTGATATTTTAAAATTTTTAAAACAAAAAGAAGTAAAAGTTATTTTAAATTCTTTTAACACTGCTTCAATTAAACAAATCAAAAAAACAAGAAAAAAACTTGAAATTTTATTTCATAAAAATGCTAAATTTGTAGCAAAAAAGAATGACTTCAAGCTTTTTCCTTACCGAAAAAATGTGAAAAGGTATTGTAAAATTTTAGGAAAATTGTAA
- a CDS encoding AAA family ATPase: MENNILTQILDIDRNINKNIAKNKNKEERGFLSQNILNELRNLLEHIALYIYNIDTNQQLDSIYKNLQSGLKHIEDKRKYKDIKNFHNLLQISVSHYTPNEEAAERLMLKYLFYLFQIRKFCKEFLDIQILDNLQEFPANLDTLSFQYYERVVDKIKQTSVFNDTKTDKFYIQKVKPFIINEEIYYEITFTIARDNVSKFDKLIAFSKDYIPSNYSTKLTLYYTNIKLLNLQIPIILILQWNIDIRPCEFTNFCLIFNKKHIQFARNRNYEYFMQFLTKGEFNLLDIVKLKTQEYDKIKNNFSRDANLKHLFTCLDIARKIISENKSGTNILSYILYTMNNQIIKKQIKKKNSYEPNQELSNLFLKYESIPFDEMPFCSNPAGHIPKLNVLFECISLNNREYELLARKIQYNSEVNGSLYTSLEDFKEDNIEVLIEKYNTALYNGHKKNRSIKKLHDKFLFINEYQDTLIEIIQLLNNFTKSGLDHYKENINEWLKECNQLDCKEKKDYLSNLFCNSKLALIYGAAGTGKTTLIEHISSFFHDKNKLYLANTNTAVNNLRQRLDIQNSSFSTVASYIANKNNISKKFDIVFIDECSTISNKDIFSVLDDIKLKCEILICVGDIYQIESIRFGNWFLFAQKFFSDIQLELKHIYRTKSEKLQLLWERVRTLDESMLEAIEKNNSSENIQNFNFSRSVNDEIILCLNYGGIYGVNNINKFLQENNPHKSFYFNGLSYKVNDPILFNENSSSFGEEFHNNLKGIITNIEEDEKTINFTIKINKIIQNINNNFKIVAKDDKGTEIKFSVASLNSDEEDDNSNIVPFQVAYAISIHKAQGLEYDKVSIVVADEIEEQVTHNIFYTAITRAKKELKIYWSAETENKILKSLKIKDINKDFHLFKNNIQNIKTLKN; encoded by the coding sequence TTGGAAAATAATATACTGACACAGATTTTGGATATTGATCGCAATATTAATAAAAATATTGCTAAGAATAAGAATAAAGAAGAAAGAGGTTTTTTATCTCAGAATATTTTAAATGAGTTAAGAAATTTATTAGAACATATAGCTTTATATATTTATAATATTGATACGAATCAGCAATTAGATAGTATTTATAAAAACTTGCAATCAGGCTTAAAACACATTGAAGATAAAAGAAAATATAAAGATATAAAAAATTTTCATAATTTACTTCAAATTTCGGTATCTCATTATACACCTAATGAAGAAGCTGCTGAAAGATTAATGTTGAAATATTTATTCTATTTATTTCAAATAAGGAAATTTTGTAAAGAATTTTTGGATATCCAAATATTAGATAATTTACAAGAATTTCCAGCAAATCTTGATACATTAAGTTTTCAATATTATGAGCGTGTTGTTGATAAAATTAAACAAACAAGTGTATTTAATGATACCAAAACAGATAAATTTTATATTCAAAAAGTTAAACCATTTATAATTAATGAGGAGATATATTATGAAATAACTTTTACTATTGCAAGGGATAATGTAAGTAAATTTGATAAATTAATTGCTTTTTCAAAAGATTATATTCCTAGCAATTATTCCACAAAATTAACTTTGTATTATACAAATATAAAACTACTAAATTTGCAAATTCCTATTATTTTAATTCTTCAGTGGAATATAGATATTCGTCCTTGTGAGTTTACTAATTTTTGTTTAATATTCAATAAGAAACATATACAATTTGCAAGGAATCGTAATTATGAATATTTTATGCAGTTTCTCACAAAGGGAGAGTTTAATTTACTCGATATTGTAAAATTAAAAACTCAAGAATATGATAAAATAAAAAATAATTTTAGCAGAGATGCTAATCTGAAGCATTTGTTTACTTGCTTGGATATAGCAAGAAAGATAATTTCAGAAAATAAATCTGGGACAAATATTCTTAGTTATATATTATATACAATGAATAATCAAATTATTAAAAAACAAATTAAAAAGAAAAATAGCTATGAACCTAATCAAGAACTATCAAATTTATTTTTAAAATATGAAAGTATTCCATTTGATGAAATGCCGTTTTGTTCGAATCCGGCAGGACATATTCCAAAATTAAATGTTTTATTTGAATGTATTAGTTTAAATAATAGGGAATACGAATTATTGGCTAGGAAGATTCAGTATAATTCAGAGGTAAATGGTTCTTTGTATACCAGCTTGGAAGATTTTAAAGAAGATAATATTGAAGTATTGATAGAAAAATATAATACAGCATTATATAATGGACATAAGAAAAATAGATCAATAAAAAAACTTCATGATAAATTTTTATTTATAAATGAATATCAAGATACACTAATAGAGATAATTCAATTATTAAATAATTTTACAAAAAGTGGTCTTGATCATTATAAAGAAAATATAAACGAATGGTTGAAAGAATGTAATCAATTAGATTGCAAAGAAAAAAAGGATTATTTAAGCAATCTATTTTGCAATTCAAAACTAGCATTGATATATGGAGCAGCTGGAACTGGAAAAACAACATTAATAGAACATATATCTAGTTTTTTTCATGATAAGAATAAATTATATTTAGCCAATACAAATACGGCTGTTAACAATTTAAGACAAAGACTTGATATTCAAAATTCATCTTTTTCTACTGTTGCTTCATATATAGCAAATAAAAATAATATTTCGAAAAAATTTGATATTGTATTTATTGATGAGTGTAGCACTATTAGCAATAAAGATATTTTTAGTGTTTTAGATGATATAAAGTTAAAGTGTGAAATTTTAATTTGTGTAGGCGATATATATCAAATTGAATCTATCAGGTTTGGAAATTGGTTTTTATTTGCTCAAAAATTTTTTTCAGATATTCAATTGGAGTTAAAGCATATTTATAGAACAAAAAGTGAGAAATTGCAATTATTATGGGAAAGAGTTAGAACACTTGATGAAAGCATGCTTGAGGCTATTGAAAAAAATAATAGTTCTGAAAATATTCAAAATTTTAATTTTTCACGAAGTGTAAATGATGAAATTATTTTATGTTTGAATTATGGTGGTATATATGGAGTAAATAATATAAATAAATTCTTACAAGAAAATAATCCTCATAAATCATTTTATTTTAATGGATTATCTTATAAGGTCAATGATCCAATTTTATTTAATGAAAATTCATCAAGTTTTGGCGAAGAATTTCATAATAATCTTAAAGGAATTATAACTAATATCGAAGAGGATGAGAAAACTATAAATTTTACTATTAAGATTAACAAGATAATACAAAATATAAATAACAATTTTAAAATAGTAGCTAAAGATGATAAAGGTACTGAAATTAAATTTAGTGTTGCAAGCTTAAATTCAGATGAAGAAGATGATAATAGCAATATCGTTCCTTTTCAAGTAGCATATGCTATTTCTATACATAAAGCACAAGGCTTAGAATATGATAAAGTTTCTATTGTTGTAGCTGATGAAATTGAAGAACAAGTTACACATAATATTTTTTATACAGCAATTACCAGAGCTAAAAAAGAATTGAAAATATATTGGTCTGCAGAAACTGAAAATAAAATATTGAAATCTTTAAAAATCAAAGATATAAATAAAGATTTTCATTTATTTAAAAATAATATTCAAAATATAAAAACATTAAAAAATTAG
- a CDS encoding NAD(P)H-dependent oxidoreductase, with amino-acid sequence MKTLIIFAHTFWEDSKVNKALFESIKNLKQVQIHNLSEIYKEGKIDVSKEMDLLKNADKIIFQFPLFWFSTPALLKEWQDRVLTAILYGENKELLKDKKFQIVTTLGGAQESYDGHHGATLEELLKPIYYTFEYLGCKSLKPFAIFSANANKLDLKAYQDAISQNSGCS; translated from the coding sequence ATGAAAACTTTAATCATTTTCGCACATACATTTTGGGAAGATTCTAAGGTAAATAAGGCTTTGTTTGAAAGCATTAAAAATTTAAAACAAGTGCAAATTCACAATCTTAGCGAAATTTACAAAGAGGGCAAAATCGATGTCAGTAAAGAAATGGATTTGTTGAAAAATGCCGATAAAATCATCTTTCAATTTCCACTTTTTTGGTTTAGCACCCCAGCACTTTTAAAAGAGTGGCAAGATAGGGTTTTAACAGCAATTCTTTATGGAGAAAATAAAGAACTTTTAAAAGATAAAAAATTTCAGATTGTAACGACTTTAGGTGGCGCACAAGAGAGTTATGACGGGCATCATGGTGCGACTTTAGAAGAGCTTTTAAAGCCGATTTATTATACATTTGAATATCTAGGATGTAAGAGTTTAAAGCCTTTTGCAATCTTTAGTGCAAATGCAAACAAGCTTGATTTAAAAGCTTATCAAGACGCTATAAGTCAAAATTCAGGGTGTTCTTAA